One Labrus mixtus chromosome 22, fLabMix1.1, whole genome shotgun sequence genomic window carries:
- the tmem168a gene encoding transmembrane protein 168-A codes for MAQEEDEGLTVDGPKEVDMFTSVRCLGYLSSVNLLVAVCIGMYARWEVTDEPMILVIFILGLFVLGIASILHYYFAMEKASLSLFHLWFGFLIGLLCFLNSPALDLNIKEVVTNYLLLASVIMKAVWAFTERICSSIRYKPTLLTSAELLELLGFGIASTTMLLQKSAAIIGLVVALGALIVDLRMKSLLALPNLASFALVTSLVFFPALGIAANPYALGCYMGRLLCEPMLDVYFSGLGSSERWVPVLSMGKVWRRLSLLPLCLMELTFFVLAALKLGHLELWYLVIPGFCLFGLFWSICHIILVITIWGFHTKLTECQKAWRAQRSGSRSLNQVMASRGIRHFCLISERLVFFSMLSTVVLGAVSWQPSNGLFLSALLVVLPLESLTHGLFHELGGCLGGTCVGYALVIPTAYNSPDGQPTLLPPEHVQQLNLRSTAMLNNVQRLFSHHMIQTFGCDYSTSGVTLEAVLAKLRNFLELRTEDGPRHDTYLIFYSGHTHKGTGAWALAGGESLHLAQLLELWKEKNAGHFSRLILVLDTENSLPWVKEIRRVEGVYIAVQGAELSVTRVDPEAGELPYLGDFTHEWVEFNCNPDSDTQWSEKGRTVTAVYGVSKRWSDYTLHLPTGSDVAKHWKANFPKATYPMVHLSNWCCGLNLFWLCSVCLRCFRRCKLAWFPPAVLDTGLGIKLVHS; via the exons ATGGctcaggaggaggatgaagggcTGACGGTCGATGGACCTAAGGAGGTGGACATGTTCACATCTGTACGTTGCCTGGGTTACCTGTCCAGCGTCAACCTCCTTGTTGCAGTGTGCATCGGCATGTACGCACGCTGGGAGGTGACAGACGAGCCAATGATCCTGGTCATCTTCATTCTGGGCCTCTTTGTCCTGGGGATTGCCAGCATCCTCCATTACTACTTTGCCATGGAGAAAGCCAGTCTCAGCTTGTTCCATTTGTGGTTTGGCTTTTTGATTGGCCTTCTCTGCTTCCTAAACAGCCCCGCCTTGGATTTAAACATCAAAGAAGTGGTCACTAATTATCTCCTCCTGGCCAGTGTGATCATGAAAGCAGTATGGGCTTTTACTGAGCGAATATGCAGCTCCATCCGCTACAAACCCACCTTGCTTACGTCGGCCGAGCTACTGGAGCTCCTTGGATTTGGCATTGCCAGCACTACCATGCTTCTTCAAAAATCAGCGGCCATAATAGGCTTGGTCGTGGCCCTCGGGGCTCTCATTGTGGACCTGAGGATGAAATCCCTCCTGGCTTTACCAAACCTGGCCAGTTTTGCCTTGGTTACATCCCTTGTGTTTTTTCCGGCCCTTGGAATCGCCGCTAACCCGTATGCATTAGGGTGCTACATGGGCAGGCTACTGTGTGAGCCCATGTTGGACGTGTACTTCAGCGGGCTTGGGTCCAGTGAGCGCTGGGTACCAGTGCTCTCCATGGGGAAAGTGTGGAGGAGGCTGTCgctgctgcctctctgtctgATGGAGCTGACTTTCTTTGTCCTGGCTGCCTTAAAG CTTGGCCACTTGGAGCTGTGGTATCTGGTGATTCCAGGCTTCTGCTTGTTTGGCCTCTTCTGGTCCATCTGCCACATTATTCTGGTGATCACAATATGGGGCTTCCACACCAAGCTGACTGAATGTCAGAAGGCCTGGCGTGCTCAGCGGTCCGGTAGCAGGAGTCTCAACCAAGTCATGGCCTCGAGGGGCATCCGACACTTCTGCCTTATTTCAGAGCGCCTGGTGTTCTTTAGTATGCTGTCAACAGTTGTACTGGGAGCGGTGTCCTGGCAG CCCTCCAATGGTCTCTTCCTCAGCGCTCTGCTGGTGGTGCTGCCTCTGGAGTCTCTGACACACGGCCTGTTCCACGAGCTGGGCGGCTGCCTGGGGGGAACCTGCGTTGGATACGCCCTGGTCATACCTACAGCTTACAACAG CCCTGATGGCCAGCCCACACTCCTACCACCTGAGCACGTGCAGCAGCTCAACCTACGCTCGACGGCAATGCTGAACAACGTGCAGCGCCTCTTTTCACACCACATGATCCAGACATTCGGCTGCGACTACTCCACCAGTGGTGTTACGCTGGAGGCTGTGCTGGCTAAGCTGCGCAACTTCCTGGAGCTGCGAACAGAAGACGGGCCCCGTCATGACACCTACCTGATTTTCTACagtgggcacacacacaaaggcacggGGGCGTGGGCTCTGGCTG GAGGGGAGAGCCTCCACCTGGCCCAGCTGCTGGAGCTCTGGAAGGAGAAGAATGCTGGCCACTTTTCCCGTCTCATCCTCGTCCTGGACACCGAGAACTCCCTCCCCTGGGTGAAGGAGATACGCAGGGTGGAGGGCGTCTACATCGCCGTGCAGGGGGCTGAGCTGTCTGTAACCAGGGTGGACCCGGAGGCCGGAGAACTCCCCTACCTCGGCGACTTCACTCACGAATGGGTCGAGTTCAACTGCAACCCAGACAGCGACACCCAATGGTCAGAAAAGGGAAGGACAGTCACGGCAGTCTACGGTGTGTCCAAACGCTGGAGCGACTACACGCTTCACCTGCCCACGGGGAGCGATGTGGCCAAGCATTGGAAGGCCAACTTTCCCAAGGCTACATATCCCATGGTGCACCTCTCCAACTGGTGCTGTGGCCTCAACCTGTTCTggttgtgcagtgtgtgcttGCGCTGCTTCAGGAGGTGTAAGCTAGCTTGGTTCCCACCAGCTGTACTGGACACTGGGCTGGGCATCAAACTAGTGCACTCATAG